A single Halobellus ruber DNA region contains:
- a CDS encoding Single-stranded DNA binding protein yields MDVDEHAEELASALGVDKAEVKDDLQNLLSYSVPVDEAKQSIRRKHGGSGGNDATPTTKDVGDVTTADGNVTVTVRVLSVGRRSIRYQGEEQTIREGEFADGTGRISYTAWEDFGFEPGDSITVGNAGVREWDGDPELNIGQSSTVAIETTPVEVPYDVGGDSDLVDLRAGDRGRNVEVKLLESEERVIDGRDGDTTIRSGVVADESGRLPFTDWEARPELREGSELRFEEVYVREFRGVPQVNLSQYTTVTPLGRSIDVDDEATRLPIGEAVAAGGLFDVEVVGNVLEVRDGSGLIERCPDCGRVLQNGQCRAHGDVDGEDDMRVKAIIDDGTGTVTAMLDRELTEAVYGGTMAEAMTAARDAMDKAVVADEIRERIVGREYRIRGNLSVDDYGANLEATEFERTDEDPAALATDLLSEVRG; encoded by the coding sequence ATGGACGTAGACGAACACGCCGAGGAACTCGCCTCCGCCCTCGGTGTTGACAAAGCGGAGGTCAAAGACGACTTGCAGAACCTGCTGTCGTACAGCGTGCCCGTCGACGAGGCGAAACAGAGCATCCGCCGGAAACACGGCGGAAGCGGCGGCAACGACGCGACGCCGACAACGAAGGATGTCGGCGACGTCACGACCGCCGACGGCAACGTCACCGTGACCGTCCGGGTGCTGTCGGTCGGCCGCCGGTCGATCCGGTACCAAGGCGAGGAACAGACGATCCGGGAAGGCGAGTTCGCCGACGGGACCGGTCGGATCTCCTACACCGCGTGGGAGGACTTCGGCTTCGAGCCCGGCGATTCCATCACCGTCGGCAACGCCGGCGTCCGCGAGTGGGACGGCGACCCCGAGCTCAACATCGGCCAGTCCTCGACGGTCGCAATCGAGACGACGCCCGTGGAGGTGCCCTACGACGTCGGCGGCGATTCCGACCTCGTGGACCTTCGAGCGGGCGACCGCGGCCGCAACGTCGAGGTCAAACTCCTCGAATCGGAGGAGCGCGTCATCGACGGCCGCGACGGCGACACCACCATCCGGTCGGGCGTCGTCGCCGACGAGAGCGGCCGGCTCCCCTTTACCGACTGGGAGGCCCGGCCCGAACTCCGGGAGGGCTCGGAACTCCGGTTCGAGGAGGTGTACGTCCGGGAGTTCCGTGGCGTCCCGCAGGTGAACCTCTCTCAGTACACCACCGTGACGCCGCTGGGCCGCTCGATCGACGTCGACGACGAGGCGACGCGGCTCCCGATCGGCGAGGCCGTCGCCGCCGGCGGGCTGTTCGACGTCGAGGTCGTCGGCAACGTCCTCGAAGTCCGGGACGGCTCCGGGCTCATCGAGCGGTGCCCCGACTGCGGGCGGGTACTACAGAACGGGCAGTGTCGCGCCCACGGCGACGTCGACGGCGAGGACGATATGCGCGTGAAGGCGATCATCGACGACGGTACCGGCACGGTGACCGCGATGCTCGACCGCGAGCTCACCGAGGCGGTGTACGGCGGCACGATGGCGGAGGCGATGACCGCCGCCCGCGACGCGATGGACAAGGCGGTCGTCGCCGACGAGATCCGCGAGCGGATCGTCGGCCGCGAGTACCGGATCCGCGGGAACCTCTCTGTCGACGACTACGGTGCAAACCTCGAAGCAACCGAGTTCGAGCGGACTGACGAGGATCCCGCGGCGCTCGCAACCGACCTGCTTTCGGAGGTGCGCGGATGA